A single region of the Bacteroides luhongzhouii genome encodes:
- a CDS encoding sensor histidine kinase, with amino-acid sequence MITKAIKKDKYILSTVIISLAVAVLIHFPESVSLFDRFESHSLFPGMKFIDVANEILFTFLSLLLLFAINTRLFHFNQASIKITGTKVLLSFIVTWILSNLSGQVFVFLHRTFDIPAIDAMVHHYLHPLRDFIVACLVTSSCCIIHLIFKQQLVLIENEQLQAENLRNQYEVLKNQLNPHMLFNSLNTLRSLVRENQDKAQDYIQELSRVLRYTLQSNESQCVTLREEMEFVSAYIFLLKMRFENNLQFNMRINNAYEKFLLPPMAVQVLIENAVKHNEISDRKPLTIHIATDDNGNLSISNDIQPKWTATPGTGIGLANLAKRYRLLFKRDIQITEDREFTVCIPLIEKSQLEQ; translated from the coding sequence ATGATAACCAAAGCAATAAAAAAAGATAAATATATACTTTCCACAGTCATCATCTCCTTAGCGGTTGCTGTACTGATTCATTTTCCTGAATCAGTATCTCTTTTCGACCGTTTCGAAAGTCATTCCTTGTTCCCGGGGATGAAGTTTATAGATGTGGCAAATGAAATACTGTTTACCTTTCTGTCACTATTGTTACTTTTTGCCATCAATACCCGTTTATTTCATTTCAATCAGGCTTCCATTAAAATTACAGGGACAAAGGTTTTGCTTTCCTTTATCGTGACATGGATATTGAGTAACTTGTCAGGACAGGTATTTGTTTTTCTTCACAGAACTTTTGATATTCCAGCCATCGATGCTATGGTACATCATTATTTGCATCCATTGCGGGATTTCATTGTTGCATGTCTCGTCACCAGCAGTTGTTGCATCATTCATCTTATATTCAAGCAGCAACTGGTACTTATTGAAAACGAACAGCTTCAGGCAGAAAATCTCCGCAACCAGTATGAAGTACTGAAGAATCAGCTGAACCCACACATGCTGTTCAATTCGCTGAATACGCTGCGTTCACTGGTACGCGAAAATCAGGATAAGGCCCAGGATTACATCCAGGAACTCTCTCGGGTACTAAGATATACCTTGCAAAGTAATGAATCACAATGTGTCACTCTCCGGGAAGAAATGGAATTTGTTTCCGCTTATATATTTCTATTAAAGATGCGTTTCGAGAACAATCTGCAATTTAACATGAGGATAAACAATGCTTACGAAAAATTTCTTCTTCCTCCAATGGCGGTGCAAGTGTTGATTGAGAATGCAGTAAAGCACAACGAAATCAGCGACCGGAAACCGTTGACCATTCATATTGCGACGGACGATAACGGCAACTTATCTATCAGCAACGACATCCAGCCCAAATGGACTGCAACTCCCGGAACCGGTATCGGACTTGCCAACCTTGCCAAGCGATACAGGCTTTTGTTTAAACGGGATATACAAATAACGGAGGACAGAGAGTTTACTGTTTGCATTCCTTTGATTGAAAAATCACAACTAGAACAATAA
- a CDS encoding CusA/CzcA family heavy metal efflux RND transporter: MFTAIVRFSIKKKLFVGLTTLFLFIGGIYAMLTLPIDAVPDITNNQVQIVTVSPTLAPQEVEQLITMPIEIAMSNIMNVEDIRSVSRFGLSVVTVVFKESVPTLDARQLINEQIQSVTSEIPSELGTPEMMPITTGLGEIYQYILKVAPGYEKKYDAMELRTIQDWMVKRQLSGIPGIVEINSFGGYLKQYEVAVDPDALFSLNITIGEVFEALSSNNQNTGGSYIEKIKNAYYIRSEGMITRIKDIEQIVVTNRNGIPVHISDVGVVRFGSPKRFGAMTKDGEGECVGGIAMMLKGANANVVTQELEKRVEKIQQLLPEGVSIEPYLNRSELVNRNISTVVNNLIEGAVIVFLVLILFLGNLRAGLIVASVIPLAMLFAFIMMRIFNVTANLMSLGAIDFGIVVDGSIVILEGILAHIYGKQFRGHTLTRKEMDKEVEKGASGVARSATFAVLIILIVFFPILTLNGIEGKYFTPMAKTLVFCIIGALILSLTYVPMMASLFLKHTIVVKPTLADRFFEKLNKIYQHTLRTCLRYKWRTVIVAFSALIGSLFLFTRLGAEFIPTLDEGDFAMQMTLPAGSSLTESIEVSRLAEKALMDKFPEIKHVVAKIGTAEVPTDPMAVEDADVMIIMKPFKEWTSAGSRAEMVDKMKDALAPLSERAEFNFSQPIQLRFNELMTGAKADIAIKLYGEDTHELYERAKEAATFVEKVPGAADVIVEQTMGLPQLVVKYNRGKIARYGINIEELNTIIRTAYAGESTGVIFENERRFDLVVRLDQEKVADLNLDKLFVRTSEGIQIPVGEVASIDLVSGPLQINRDATKRRIVIGVNVRDADIQQVVANIQETLNKNIKLKPGYYFEYGGQFENLQNAINTLMVVIPVALMLILLILFFAFKNITYTLMVFSTVPLSLIGGIAALWLRGLPFSISAGVGFIALFGVAVLNGILMVNHFNELRKQNTYSMTTNQIIKKGTPHLLRPVFLTGLVASLGFVPMAIATSAGAEVQRPLATVVIGGLIISTVLTLLIIPVFYKIVNSFATWRRPGVKLRWPFGGLYLLFLFLPAFVSAQQTQIVSLEQAIEIAKQNHPRLKIANNAIQQAKATRGEVIEATPTSFSYSWGQLNGENKKDKELAFEQSLGSLLTPFYKNALVNRQVKTNTYYRQMVEKEITAEVKRAWAYYQYATNLCSMYRDQDKMAEELQRIGELRYQQGEITLLEKNMMTTIAADLHNRWFQSKEEEKMALARFQWSCYSNDPIVPVDSTLSLFYTGISDGSLSGAHTAYFQSQADEAKAMLHVEQSHFFPEISVGYTRQDILPLKNLNAWMIGVSFPIYFLPQKSKVKQARLTATSAQIQADANIRELRNKTLELEASLRRYNESLRYYTSSALKEADELTKAANLQLQQSETGIAEYIQSITTAREIRRGYIETVYQYNIAALEYELFK; encoded by the coding sequence ATGTTTACAGCTATTGTACGTTTTTCAATCAAGAAGAAGCTATTTGTAGGACTCACTACTCTCTTCCTGTTTATCGGAGGTATCTATGCGATGCTGACACTACCTATTGATGCCGTGCCCGACATTACCAATAATCAGGTACAAATAGTGACAGTATCCCCTACACTCGCGCCACAAGAGGTGGAACAACTCATCACTATGCCTATCGAAATAGCGATGAGCAATATTATGAATGTCGAAGATATCCGTTCCGTCAGTCGCTTCGGGCTATCGGTCGTAACGGTCGTTTTTAAAGAAAGTGTCCCCACACTTGATGCACGGCAGTTGATAAATGAACAAATACAAAGCGTAACAAGCGAAATTCCCTCCGAACTCGGAACACCGGAGATGATGCCCATCACCACCGGTCTGGGAGAGATTTACCAGTATATATTGAAAGTAGCTCCCGGATATGAGAAGAAATATGACGCAATGGAACTCCGCACCATTCAAGACTGGATGGTGAAACGTCAATTGTCCGGTATACCCGGTATAGTAGAAATCAATAGTTTCGGCGGTTACCTGAAACAATATGAAGTAGCCGTTGACCCGGACGCCCTGTTTTCTTTGAATATCACTATCGGCGAAGTGTTCGAAGCACTTAGCAGTAACAATCAAAATACCGGCGGAAGCTACATTGAGAAAATAAAGAATGCCTACTATATCCGGTCGGAAGGTATGATTACCCGCATCAAGGATATTGAACAGATTGTAGTGACCAACCGGAATGGAATTCCGGTACATATCAGTGATGTAGGAGTTGTCCGCTTCGGCTCTCCAAAGCGTTTCGGTGCCATGACAAAGGATGGTGAGGGTGAGTGTGTCGGCGGAATTGCCATGATGCTGAAAGGTGCCAACGCAAATGTAGTGACTCAAGAACTCGAAAAACGGGTAGAAAAAATACAGCAGCTATTACCCGAAGGAGTCAGTATAGAACCTTACTTGAACCGTTCGGAACTGGTAAACCGGAACATTTCTACGGTTGTTAACAACCTGATTGAAGGAGCGGTTATCGTCTTCCTTGTACTCATCCTATTCCTCGGCAACCTTCGTGCCGGGCTGATTGTCGCATCCGTCATCCCGCTGGCAATGCTCTTCGCTTTTATCATGATGCGTATATTCAATGTCACCGCCAATCTGATGAGTCTCGGTGCCATTGACTTTGGTATTGTAGTAGATGGTTCTATCGTTATATTGGAAGGTATTCTCGCCCACATTTACGGAAAACAATTCCGAGGCCACACACTGACCCGCAAAGAGATGGACAAAGAAGTAGAAAAAGGAGCTTCCGGCGTAGCACGTTCGGCAACCTTCGCTGTGTTGATTATCCTTATTGTCTTCTTCCCCATCCTTACATTGAACGGAATTGAAGGGAAATACTTCACTCCCATGGCTAAAACACTTGTGTTCTGCATTATTGGAGCTTTAATACTCTCACTGACTTATGTCCCTATGATGGCATCCCTCTTCCTGAAGCATACCATTGTCGTGAAACCTACCCTTGCCGACCGCTTCTTCGAGAAATTGAACAAGATATACCAGCACACCCTGCGCACCTGTCTTCGTTACAAATGGCGTACCGTCATCGTAGCCTTCTCCGCACTGATCGGTTCACTTTTTCTCTTTACCCGCCTGGGAGCAGAGTTCATTCCCACTTTGGACGAAGGAGATTTTGCCATGCAAATGACACTGCCCGCAGGAAGTTCGCTGACCGAAAGCATCGAAGTATCCCGCTTGGCAGAGAAAGCATTAATGGATAAATTCCCTGAAATCAAACACGTCGTTGCCAAAATAGGAACGGCAGAAGTCCCCACTGACCCGATGGCGGTGGAAGATGCCGATGTGATGATTATCATGAAACCATTCAAAGAATGGACAAGTGCCGGAAGCCGTGCAGAAATGGTGGATAAAATGAAAGACGCACTTGCTCCGCTCTCCGAACGTGCCGAATTCAACTTCTCGCAACCGATACAGCTTCGTTTCAACGAGCTGATGACGGGAGCAAAAGCTGATATTGCCATCAAATTATATGGAGAAGACACGCACGAATTATATGAAAGAGCCAAAGAAGCAGCCACCTTTGTAGAAAAAGTGCCGGGAGCAGCGGATGTCATCGTTGAGCAAACGATGGGATTACCCCAATTGGTAGTGAAATACAACCGTGGGAAAATAGCCCGTTACGGCATCAATATAGAAGAGCTCAACACCATTATCCGAACCGCTTATGCCGGGGAGTCAACGGGTGTAATCTTTGAAAACGAGCGGAGATTCGATCTCGTGGTCCGGCTTGACCAGGAGAAAGTGGCCGACTTGAATCTTGATAAGTTGTTTGTACGCACTTCGGAAGGAATTCAAATCCCTGTTGGAGAGGTAGCAAGCATCGACCTTGTCAGTGGACCACTGCAAATCAACCGGGACGCAACCAAACGGCGCATCGTTATCGGTGTCAATGTGCGTGACGCAGACATTCAGCAGGTTGTCGCCAATATTCAAGAGACACTGAACAAGAACATCAAACTGAAACCGGGATATTACTTCGAATACGGCGGCCAGTTCGAAAACTTGCAAAATGCCATCAATACCTTAATGGTGGTCATCCCCGTGGCATTAATGCTCATTCTGCTGATTCTGTTCTTCGCATTCAAGAATATCACCTATACCCTGATGGTATTCTCAACCGTCCCCCTATCGCTCATCGGTGGTATCGCCGCACTTTGGCTACGCGGACTTCCGTTTAGCATATCGGCCGGAGTAGGATTCATCGCTTTGTTCGGGGTGGCAGTATTGAATGGTATCCTTATGGTAAATCACTTCAACGAACTTCGTAAACAAAATACCTATTCCATGACTACAAACCAGATTATCAAAAAAGGGACTCCACACTTGCTCCGTCCTGTATTCCTGACAGGACTGGTCGCATCTTTGGGATTCGTCCCGATGGCAATAGCCACTTCAGCCGGCGCAGAAGTACAACGTCCGTTGGCAACAGTGGTCATCGGCGGCTTGATTATTTCTACCGTACTGACTTTACTCATTATTCCGGTGTTTTACAAAATTGTAAATTCATTTGCTACCTGGAGACGTCCGGGAGTCAAACTGCGCTGGCCTTTCGGGGGATTGTACCTCCTGTTCTTGTTTCTTCCCGCGTTCGTTTCCGCTCAACAAACACAAATAGTCAGTCTCGAACAGGCGATAGAAATAGCCAAACAAAATCATCCTCGCCTGAAAATAGCCAATAATGCTATTCAACAGGCCAAAGCCACTCGCGGAGAAGTGATAGAAGCAACTCCTACCTCGTTCAGCTATTCCTGGGGTCAACTTAATGGAGAAAACAAAAAAGACAAGGAACTGGCTTTCGAGCAAAGCCTAGGCTCCCTTCTAACACCATTCTACAAGAATGCGTTAGTCAACCGCCAGGTAAAAACGAACACATATTATCGGCAGATGGTAGAGAAAGAAATCACAGCAGAAGTGAAAAGGGCGTGGGCCTACTATCAATATGCCACTAATCTCTGTTCAATGTATCGGGATCAGGATAAAATGGCAGAAGAGTTGCAGCGCATCGGAGAATTACGATACCAACAAGGAGAGATTACCTTGCTCGAAAAAAATATGATGACCACCATAGCTGCCGATCTGCATAACCGCTGGTTCCAATCAAAAGAAGAAGAGAAAATGGCATTGGCACGTTTCCAATGGAGCTGCTACTCCAATGATCCCATTGTCCCCGTGGATTCCACTTTATCCTTATTCTATACCGGCATTTCGGATGGAAGCCTGTCGGGAGCCCATACTGCCTACTTTCAAAGCCAGGCAGATGAAGCGAAAGCAATGCTCCATGTAGAGCAGAGCCATTTCTTTCCTGAAATCAGTGTGGGGTATACACGTCAGGACATTCTCCCACTTAAGAATCTGAATGCTTGGATGATTGGGGTTTCTTTTCCCATCTACTTCCTGCCACAAAAGAGCAAAGTGAAGCAGGCACGGCTAACTGCCACTTCAGCGCAAATACAGGCAGATGCCAACATCCGGGAGTTAAGAAATAAGACACTCGAACTGGAAGCATCCCTCCGCAGATATAACGAGAGTTTACGATATTATACCTCTTCTGCCTTGAAAGAAGCGGATGAACTGACAAAAGCAGCCAACCTGCAATTACAGCAAAGCGAAACAGGCATTGCCGAATATATACAGTCGATAACTACCGCCAGAGAGATCCGCAGAGGCTATATTGAAACAGTCTACCAATACAACATTGCGGCTCTAGAATATGAACTATTCAAGTAG
- a CDS encoding efflux RND transporter periplasmic adaptor subunit yields the protein MKKIVYPILLLVLTACKGNQQTTNNESAAIPVAETIADSTAQPEVDAITSATSKPNQVSFNGRIVLPPQRQATIALTMGGIVKKASLLPGQWVATNSVIATLENPEFITLQQTYLDSHAQTEYLLAEYERQKNLSAEQAASQKKFQQSKADFLSMKSRQDAAAAQLSLLGVQTEALLKNGIQPLLEVKAPISGYAANVAMNIGKYINPGEALCELIDKSSPMLCLTTYEKDLADIQVGSPVQFRVNGMGTQTFHGIVISIGQKVDETNRSLEVYASIKEENIQFRPGMYVTAHIQKQ from the coding sequence ATGAAAAAGATAGTTTATCCCATCCTTTTACTAGTTCTAACGGCTTGCAAAGGAAACCAGCAAACTACAAATAACGAATCCGCCGCAATTCCCGTTGCCGAAACGATAGCAGATAGCACCGCACAACCCGAAGTGGATGCTATCACTTCAGCTACCTCAAAGCCTAATCAGGTTTCATTCAACGGACGAATCGTTCTTCCTCCTCAACGTCAGGCAACCATTGCTTTAACCATGGGAGGCATTGTAAAAAAAGCTTCTCTGCTTCCAGGACAATGGGTGGCTACAAACAGTGTAATTGCCACGTTAGAGAATCCGGAGTTCATCACCCTGCAACAAACTTATCTGGACAGTCACGCACAGACCGAATATCTCTTAGCTGAATACGAACGGCAAAAAAATCTTTCTGCCGAACAAGCAGCTTCCCAAAAGAAATTCCAGCAAAGTAAAGCGGACTTTCTCTCTATGAAGAGTCGCCAAGACGCCGCTGCTGCACAACTTTCTCTTTTAGGCGTTCAAACGGAGGCATTACTTAAGAACGGAATACAACCGCTACTGGAAGTCAAAGCCCCCATTAGTGGTTATGCCGCTAATGTAGCGATGAACATCGGCAAATATATCAATCCGGGAGAAGCTCTTTGCGAACTTATCGATAAAAGCAGCCCGATGCTTTGCCTGACTACTTACGAGAAAGATCTCGCAGACATACAAGTCGGCAGCCCGGTACAGTTTCGTGTAAACGGAATGGGGACACAAACCTTTCATGGCATCGTGATTTCCATCGGACAAAAAGTAGACGAAACCAATCGTTCGCTCGAGGTATATGCTTCCATCAAGGAAGAAAATATACAATTCCGCCCCGGTATGTATGTCACGGCACACATTCAGAAACAATAA